From a single Pempheris klunzingeri isolate RE-2024b chromosome 2, fPemKlu1.hap1, whole genome shotgun sequence genomic region:
- the camk1a gene encoding calcium/calmodulin-dependent protein kinase type 1 — protein MPLGEDGNGWKKKTSDIKEHYDFKEVLGTGAFSEVVLAEEKRTQRLVAIKCIPKKALEGKENNIENEIAVLHRIKHPNIVSLEDIFESTSHLYLVMQLVSGGELFDRIVEKGFYTERDASQLIHQILDAVKYLHDMGIVHRDLKPENLLYYSMDEDSKIMISDFGLSKIEGAGSVMSTACGTPGYVAPEVLAQKPYSKAVDCWSIGVISYILLCGYPPFYDENDAKLFEQILKAEYEFDSPYWDDISDSAKDFICHLMEKDPSKRYTCEQALQHPWICGDTALDKNIHESVSAQIKKNFAKSKWKQAFNATAVVRHMRKLQLGTSLEGPSQITPTSPCHGHLLPEEEEEEEEEDDDLGNGEEESLSHYEDGRRGSTEGSTDRDSLRSCTYCCRPASRV, from the exons GGGAGCTTTCTCAGAGGTGGTTCtagcagaggagaagaggaccCAGAGGCTTGTGGCCATCAAGTGCATCCCCAAGAAAGCGTTGGAAGGCAAAGAGAACAACATTGAAAATGAGATCGCGGTACTACACAG AATCAAGCACCCCAACATTGTTTCACTGGAGGACATCTTTGAAAGTACATCGCATCTATATCTCGTCATGCAGCT GGTATCTGGAGGGGAGTTGTTTGACAGGATTGTGGAGAAAGGTTTCTACACTGAGAGAGACGCCAGCCAACTCATCCATCAGATCTTGGATGCAGTCAAATATCTCCACGATATGGGGATCGTTCACAGAGACTTGAAG CCAGAGAATTTGCTGTATTACAGTATGGACGAAGACTCTAAAATTATGATCAGTGACTTTGGACTGTCAAAGATCGAGGGAGCAGGCAGTGTCATGTCCACAGCCTGCGGTACTCCTGGATATGTGG CTCCAGAAGTGCTCGCTCAGAAGCCGTACAGCAAAGCAGTGGACTGCTGGTCCATAGGAGTTATTTCTTATATTCT GTTATGTGGATATCCTCCGTTTTACGATGAAAACGATGCCAAGTTATTTGAGCAGATTCTGAAAGCAGAGTATGAATTTGACTCCCCATACTGGGATGACATCTCAGATTCAG CCAAAGACTTCATCTGTCACCTGATGGAGAAAGACCCGTCGAAGAGATATACCTGTGAACAGGCCCTCCAGCATCCATG GATTTGTGGAGACACAGCTCTGGACAAGAATATCCATGAATCTGTCAGCGCTCAAATCAAGAAGAACTTTGCCAAAAGTAAATGGAAG CAAGCATTTAATGCCACAGCGGTGGTCCGCCACATGCGGAAGCTGCAGCTGGGCACTAGTCTCGAGGGACCCAGTCAGATTACTCCCACCAGTCCCTGCCATGGACATCTGctcccagaggaggaggaggaggaagaggaggaggacgatgatTTGGGGaatggggaggaggagagct TGTCCCACTACGAGGATGGCCGTCGCGGAAGCACAGAGGGCAGCACAGATCGGGACAGCCTGAGAAGCTGCACCTATTGCTGCAGGCCTGCCAGTCGTGTCTGA